From the Xyrauchen texanus isolate HMW12.3.18 chromosome 37, RBS_HiC_50CHRs, whole genome shotgun sequence genome, one window contains:
- the LOC127630495 gene encoding BICD family-like cargo adapter 1, whose product MSTSCLDLRSAISAPPHLDSDRMERTLDPSPDAEHQSRTQLHTAPRGLGMALEEELAMLTGERDGDVELSASETPVSGQDKDLLALFRQKEKDLVLAAKLGKALLERNQDLTKQYEKMTKDLNDKLELLEQEKHELRRRLESREGEWEGRVAELETDVKHLQGELEKQQVQLRDADRDRSRTISELSEQNHLLLEQLSRAAKVEKQLFTQVHSLQDDFRDKSISTNQHMTRLEILQAEIKTLTEHKQELERRVNAVLEENEQLQSTVDDMRERTLVLEKQCHEKNLQLRQSQLELQEVRLSHRQLSARLEELTEERSLHGFSPDPHSLLCEIEQSMEQEEMEQEREQLRLQLWEAYCLVRSICSQLRGNDITDSALSTDSSMDESSETLSAKDIPMGSLHGSLLELRRLMQNLLDGNESTGSRRSDEEVLEEHVRKLGEELRELRELFEQEQKKTRTSQEEALQLHNQVALLSVEVSSSRGENERLRAKIEVREPNEQLQSAIRDRDEAIAKKKAVEMELAKCKIDIMSLNSQLLDAIQQKLNLSQQLEAWQDDMHRVIDQQLMDKHQEESRDSPYSFSGS is encoded by the exons ATGTCCACATCCTGCCTCGATCTGCGCAGCGCGATTTCAGCACCACCGCACCTGGACAGCGACCGCATGGAACGCACCCTCGATCCCTCTCCAGACGCCGAACATCAGAGCCGCACGCAGCTACACACCGCTCCCCGGGGGCTCGGCATGGCTCTGGAGGAAGAGCTGGCCATGCTCACCGGGGAGCGGGACGGGGATGTGGAGCTATCCGCCTCAGAGACACCTGTGAGCGGACAGGACAAGGATCTACTGGCCCTCTTCCGACAGAAAGAGAAGGACCTGGTGCTCGCTGCTAAACTGGGCAAAGCTCTACTTGAACGAAACCAGGACCTCACAAAGCAATATGAGAAAATGACCAAGGATTTAAACGACAAACTAGAG CTCTTGGAGCAGGAAAAACACGAGTTGCGACGTCGTTTGGAGAGTCGCGAGGGGGAGTGGGAAGGTCGGGTGGCCGAACTGGAGACAGATGTGAAACACCTGCAGGGAGAGCTGGAGAAGCAGCAGGTGCAGCTGCGCGACGCCGATCGCGACAGGAGTCGCACAATCAGTGAACTGTCAGAACAGAACCATCTACTACTGGAGCAACTCAGCAGG GCTGCCAAAGTGGAGAAGCAGTTATTTACTCAGGTCCATTCATTACAAGATGATTTCAGAGATAAGAGCATCTCCACCAACCAACACATGACACGGCTTGAGATCCTACAGGCCGAG ATAAAGACGTTGACAGAGCATAAGCAGGAATTGGAGCGACGCGTGAACGCTGTACTGGAGGAAAACGAGCAACTTCAGAGCACGGTGGACGACATGAGAGAGAGAACGCTGGTGCTGGAAAAACAGTGTCACGAGAAAAACTTACAG CTGCGACAAAGTCAGTTGGAGCTGCAGGAAGTGCGCTTGTCTCACCGGCAGTTGAGCGCACGTCTAGAGGAACTGACGGAGGAACGGAGTCTTCACGGCTTCAGTCCGGATCCTCACAGCCTCCTCTGTGAGATAGAACAGAGTATGGAGCAGGAggagatggagcaggagagagaacaG TTACGACTGCAGTTATGGGAGGCGTACTGTCTGGTGCGTTCCATCTGCTCACAGCTCAGAGGAAATGACATCACAGACTCTGCCCTGTCCACAGACTCATCCATGGACGAGTCTTCGGAGACGTTGTCAGCTAAAGACATTCCCATGGGTAGTTTACACGGCAGTCTACTGGAGCTGCGCAGACTAATGCAAAACTTGCTGGACGGCAACGAATCTACG GGTTCTCGTCGCAGTGATGAAGAGGTTCTTGAGGAGCATGTCCGTAAACTCGGCGAGGAGCTCCGAGAACTCCGAGAACTGTTCGAACAAGAACAGAAAAAAACACGTACCAGCCAGGAAGAGGCACTACAGCTCCATAATCAG GTGGCGCTGCTCTCAGTGGAAGTTTCTTCTTCAAGAGGAGAGAACGAACGATTGAGAGCGAAGATAGAAGTGCGAGAACCCAACGAACAGTTACAGAGTGCCATACGAGACCGAGACGAAGCCATCGCCAA GAAGAAAGCAGTAGAGATGGAGCTGGCGAAGTGTAAGATTGACATCATGTCTTTGAACAGTCAGCTGTTAGACGCGATACAGCAGAAACTAAACCTGTCTCAGCAGTTAGAAGCCTGGCag